One window of the Ammospiza nelsoni isolate bAmmNel1 chromosome 2, bAmmNel1.pri, whole genome shotgun sequence genome contains the following:
- the CPOX gene encoding oxygen-dependent coproporphyrinogen-III oxidase, mitochondrial gives MAAAARLFRGAARGPPALAFTRALGSAPPGPVSRGARRAALAAAGTLGGLGLALGLWRRQAALAAAREDEEEKELRQRFMAPPVSGLRELRRRRRELRSRMEVLIMETQAEMCRALADLDPGASFAVDSWERKEGGGGISCVLQDGEVFEKAGVNVSVVSGFLSEEAARQMRSRGKSLKAKDGKLPFCAMGVSSVIHPKNPHVPTMHFNYRYFEIEEADGTKQWWFGGGTDLTPTYLNEEDAVHFHKTLKEACDKHDLKLYPKYKKWCDDYFYIKHRGERRGIGGIFFDDVDSPSKEEVFQFVKSCAKAVVPCYIPIVKKHCHDSFTPEEKLWQQLRRGRYVEFNLVYDRGTKFGLLTPGSRIESILMSLPLTARWEYMHNPPESSKEAEMLEVLRNPKDWVH, from the exons ATGGCGGCGGCAGCGCGCTTGTTCCGTGGGGCCGCCCGTGGCCCGCCGGCCCTCGCCTTTACCCGGGCACTGGGCTCCGCGCCGCCGGGGCCGGTGAGCCGGGGGGCGCGGCGGGCCGCGCTGGCGGCCGCAGGGACGCTGGGCGGGCTGGGGCTGGCGCTGGGGCTGTGGCGGCGGCAAGCCGCGTTGGCGGCAGCCcgggaggacgaggaggagaAGGAACTGCGGCAGCGGTTCATGGCGCCGCCGGTGAGCGGGCTCCGGGagctgcggcggcggcggcgggagctgCGGAGCCGCATGGAGGTGCTCATCATGGAGACGCAGGCGGAGATGTGTCGCGCCCTGGCCGACCTGGACCCCGGCGCCTCCTTCGCCGTTGACagctgggaaaggaaggaag GCGGAGGCGGCATCAGCTGCGTGCTGCAGGATGGCGAGGTCTTCGAGAAGGCGGGTGTGAACGTGTCCGTCGTGTCCGGGTTCCTGTCCGAGGAAGCAGCGCGGCAGATGCGAAGCAGAGGGAAGTCTCTGAAGGCCAAGGACG GGAAGCTGCCTTTTTGCGCCATGGGTGTGAGCTCTGTTATCCATCCAAAGAATCCTCATGTTCCAACCATGCACTTCAACTACAGATACTTTGAAATTGAAGAAGCAGATG GAACTAAACAGTGGTGGTTTGGTGGTGGGACTGACCTCACTCCAACTTACCTGAATGAAGAGGATGCTGTTCATTTTCACAAGACTCTGAAAGAAGCCTGTGACAAACATGATCTAAAGCTGTATCCCAAGTACAAGAAATG GTGTGACGACTACTTCTATATCAAGCACCGTGGTGAGCGTAGAGGGATTGGAGGCATATTCTTTGATGATGTGGACTCTCCCTCCAAGGAGGAAGTATTCCAGTTTGTAAAGAGTTGTGCCAAAGCTGTTGTGCCTTGTTACATTCCCATTGTGAAAAAGCACTGCCATGACTCCTTCACACCAGAGGAAAAGCTATGGCAACAGCTTCGGAGAGGACG GTATGTAGAGTTCAACTTGGTTTATGACAGAGGTACAAAGTTTGGCCTTCTGACACCAGGATCAAGAATCGAAAGCATTCTTATGTCTCTGCCACTGACTGCAAG GTGGGAATACATGCACAACCCACCAGAGAGCTCGAAAGAAGCAGAAATGCTGGAGGTTCTGCGAAATCCCAAAGACTGGGTGCACTGA